One Catharus ustulatus isolate bCatUst1 chromosome 2, bCatUst1.pri.v2, whole genome shotgun sequence genomic window carries:
- the LOC122149369 gene encoding late histone H2A.2.2-like: MSGRGKKQAVAGTSGSTSKRSRSARAGLQFPVGRVFRLLRKGKYADRIGSGAAIYLAAVLEYLTAEILELAGNAARENKKTRILPRHIQLAVRNDDELNKVLAGVTIPQGGVLPNILAQLLPKKTLLKKTGGNVSSSQEYGGSQ; encoded by the coding sequence ATGTCTGGACGTGGAAAGAAACAAGCAGTGGCTGGCACCTCTGGAAGTACATCAAAGAGAAGCAGATCAGCCAGGGCAGGTCTGCAGTTCCCTGTGGGTCGTGTCTTTAGGCTCCTCCGAAAAGGGAAATATGCTGATAGGATTGGTTCTGGTGCTGCCATCTACCTGGCTGCAGTCTTGGAGTACTTGACAGCAGagatcctggagctggcagggaatgCTGCACGTGAAAACAAGAAGACAAGGATCCTGCCCAGGCACATTCAGCTGGCTGTGAGAAATGATGATGAGCTGAACAAGGTCCTTGCTGGTGTGACCATTCCACAAGGCGGGGTTCTGCCAAACATCCTTGCTCAGCTCCTTCCAAAGAAAACTTTGCTGAAGAAAACTGGtggaaatgtttcttcttctCAAGAATATGGTGGTAGCCAGTGA